A stretch of the Sulfurimonas sp. HSL3-1 genome encodes the following:
- a CDS encoding LL-diaminopimelate aminotransferase, with protein sequence MFDEIQFDRIRRLPKYVFAEVNDLKMAERRAGADVIDFSMGNPDGDTPEHIRDKMVESVMKTKTQGYSQSKGIYKLRLAICDWYKRRYDVELDPETEAVATMGSKEGYAHLAYAITNPGDVAVVPDPTYPIHSYAFILAGGSVQKMPLIFDEDYNVDEDAFFEHLETAFKDAFPKPKYVVVNFPHNPSTATVTPAFYERIVAMAKRERFYVISDIAYGDITFDGYKTPSIMSVEGAKDVAVESFTLSKSYNMAGWRVGFFVGNKKLIGALQKIKSWLDYGMFTPIQVAATVALNGDQSCVDEITHKYDIRQDVLIDAFNRAGWPVRRNRASMFVWAKIPDCAAHLGSLEFAKRLLVEAQVAVAPGIGFGEYGEGYVRIALIENDKRIRQAAKNIKQFLKQFEEKADA encoded by the coding sequence ATGTTTGACGAAATCCAGTTTGACCGCATCCGCCGTCTCCCGAAGTACGTTTTTGCTGAAGTGAACGACCTGAAAATGGCCGAACGCCGTGCCGGGGCGGATGTCATCGATTTCAGTATGGGCAATCCTGACGGCGACACGCCGGAACATATCCGCGACAAGATGGTCGAATCGGTCATGAAGACGAAAACCCAGGGTTATTCCCAGTCCAAAGGGATCTATAAGCTCCGCCTGGCGATCTGCGACTGGTACAAGCGCCGCTATGACGTCGAGCTCGATCCGGAGACCGAAGCGGTTGCCACGATGGGCTCCAAAGAGGGGTACGCCCACTTGGCTTATGCCATCACCAACCCCGGCGACGTCGCCGTCGTCCCGGACCCGACCTATCCGATCCACTCCTACGCCTTCATCCTTGCCGGCGGCAGCGTGCAGAAGATGCCGTTGATCTTCGACGAGGATTACAACGTGGACGAAGACGCCTTTTTCGAACACCTCGAGACGGCCTTCAAAGATGCCTTCCCGAAACCGAAATACGTGGTTGTCAACTTCCCGCACAACCCCTCCACGGCAACGGTGACGCCGGCGTTCTACGAGCGCATTGTCGCGATGGCGAAGCGCGAACGCTTCTACGTCATTTCCGATATCGCCTACGGCGACATCACTTTTGACGGCTACAAAACCCCTTCCATCATGAGCGTTGAAGGGGCCAAGGACGTGGCGGTCGAGTCGTTCACGCTCTCCAAGAGTTACAATATGGCGGGATGGCGCGTCGGGTTCTTTGTCGGGAACAAGAAACTGATCGGCGCCCTGCAGAAGATCAAAAGCTGGCTGGACTACGGGATGTTTACCCCGATCCAGGTCGCGGCGACCGTCGCATTGAACGGCGATCAGAGCTGCGTGGACGAGATCACCCATAAGTACGACATCCGCCAGGATGTGCTGATCGATGCCTTTAACCGGGCGGGGTGGCCGGTCCGCCGCAACCGCGCTTCCATGTTCGTCTGGGCGAAGATCCCCGACTGCGCGGCGCACCTGGGGTCGCTCGAATTCGCCAAACGCCTCCTGGTCGAGGCGCAGGTCGCGGTCGCACCGGGCATCGGTTTCGGCGAATACGGCGAAGGGTATGTCCGTATCGCGCTGATCGAGAATGACAAGCGCATCCGCCAGGCGGCAAAGAACATCAAGCAGTTCTTGAAGCAGTTCGAGGAGAAGGCCGATGCTTAA
- a CDS encoding RNA methyltransferase, with amino-acid sequence MLIYGKQPVYYLISRHPEKIETLYLAKELEAKEYNRLMRMGFAVKRIPPDAAQKMSRSGNHQGFLAETAALEPTPLNTLAGKEFVVVLCGITDVGNIGAIARSAYALGADGLVVTGIKSLALEPVVRSSTGALFDLPFNVTTNLYDALTELKNRGHRLYGAVMEGEDVRTLAFEGKRALLLGNEGEGIPARAVRRLDQGVRIAMAHGFDSLNVSAAGAILMERMRTA; translated from the coding sequence ATGTTGATATATGGAAAGCAACCGGTTTACTATCTGATCTCCCGGCACCCCGAGAAGATCGAGACGCTTTATCTCGCCAAAGAGCTGGAGGCGAAAGAGTATAACCGTCTGATGCGTATGGGGTTTGCGGTGAAGCGCATCCCCCCGGATGCGGCGCAAAAGATGAGCCGCAGCGGCAACCATCAGGGCTTCCTGGCGGAAACGGCTGCATTGGAGCCGACGCCATTGAACACGCTGGCGGGAAAGGAGTTCGTTGTCGTGCTCTGCGGGATCACCGATGTCGGCAACATCGGTGCCATCGCCCGCAGTGCCTATGCCCTCGGTGCGGACGGCCTCGTCGTCACCGGGATCAAATCCCTCGCCCTGGAACCGGTCGTGCGCAGTTCGACCGGCGCGCTTTTCGACCTCCCCTTTAACGTGACCACGAACCTGTATGATGCTTTGACCGAACTCAAGAACAGAGGGCACCGTCTTTACGGCGCCGTTATGGAGGGCGAAGACGTGCGTACCCTTGCCTTTGAGGGCAAAAGGGCGCTGCTGCTTGGCAACGAGGGCGAGGGTATCCCGGCCCGGGCCGTCCGCCGGCTGGACCAGGGGGTGCGCATCGCCATGGCGCACGGGTTCGATTCGCTCAACGTCAGCGCGGCGGGTGCAATTTTAATGGAGAGGATGCGTACGGCATGA
- the rsmI gene encoding 16S rRNA (cytidine(1402)-2'-O)-methyltransferase — MLTLVPTPIGNIADISLRAMDALVTADVLLCEDTRVTKKLLHLLKERYGKEAGKEQSFISVHSHSEHRFLEKTDPSFFEQNVVYASDAGMPGVSDPGQMLVRYCIDHGIAYDVLPGANAVLTAFAASGFAETQMLFFGFLPHKGSDRSGALARALYNGYTTVLYESPHRLEKLLNEIADTEPSRRIFAAKELTKMHQRYLHGTAAELLETLGGHYKGEWVVVIEAGELRDATFTEKEILALDLPKKAAAKLIAKLTGETPKSCYQRLLDTGK; from the coding sequence ATGCTTACCCTTGTTCCCACACCGATCGGAAATATTGCTGACATTTCACTGCGTGCGATGGATGCGCTGGTCACTGCGGACGTCTTGCTCTGCGAAGATACCCGTGTCACGAAGAAGCTGCTGCACCTGCTCAAAGAGCGTTACGGCAAGGAGGCAGGAAAAGAACAGTCGTTCATATCCGTCCACTCCCACAGCGAGCACCGTTTTCTTGAGAAAACCGACCCGTCGTTTTTTGAACAGAACGTTGTGTATGCCAGCGATGCGGGGATGCCGGGGGTGAGCGACCCGGGGCAGATGCTGGTGCGCTACTGCATTGACCACGGCATCGCCTATGACGTGCTCCCGGGGGCCAATGCCGTCTTGACGGCATTCGCCGCCAGCGGTTTTGCCGAAACGCAGATGCTCTTTTTCGGCTTTCTCCCCCACAAAGGCAGCGACAGGTCCGGGGCGCTCGCGCGGGCGCTCTACAACGGCTATACGACGGTCCTGTACGAATCCCCGCACCGTTTGGAAAAGCTTTTGAACGAAATCGCCGACACTGAGCCGTCGCGCCGGATTTTTGCCGCCAAAGAGTTGACGAAAATGCATCAGCGCTACCTGCACGGGACGGCGGCGGAACTCCTCGAAACCCTTGGCGGTCACTACAAAGGGGAGTGGGTCGTCGTGATCGAGGCGGGGGAACTCCGTGACGCGACCTTTACGGAAAAAGAGATTCTTGCTCTTGACCTTCCGAAGAAAGCAGCGGCGAAGCTGATCGCGAAACTGACGGGTGAAACTCCCAAAAGCTGTTATCAAAGGTTACTGGATACCGGTAAATAA
- the rpmE gene encoding 50S ribosomal protein L31 has protein sequence MKKGIHPEYMACTVTCACGNTFETKSTKDAMRIDICNECHPFFTGSERQVDTAGRIEKFKQRYNMK, from the coding sequence ATGAAAAAAGGGATTCACCCGGAATACATGGCTTGCACGGTCACTTGCGCCTGCGGCAACACATTTGAGACAAAAAGCACGAAAGATGCGATGCGTATCGACATCTGTAACGAGTGCCACCCGTTCTTCACCGGTTCCGAGCGCCAGGTAGACACTGCCGGACGTATCGAGAAGTTCAAGCAGCGTTACAATATGAAATAA
- a CDS encoding 16S rRNA (uracil(1498)-N(3))-methyltransferase: MRFLFHDEAGARQLTLKGEAYKYIVKVRRHGIGDSVALRHPEKSGTLYTYRLEQSDGRRAELLLVSKASRVIAAARPLHIGWCTIDPKSVEKVLPQLNEMGVGKITFIACDRSQRQFRPDFERLNRILEASMQQCGRSEWMALETTDSLESFIAANPQTAVMDFTEERLVDTAGIDTVLIGCEGGFSEAERALLASCRTLRFDTPFILRSESAAVAVAAKVLL, encoded by the coding sequence GTGAGATTCCTCTTCCACGACGAGGCGGGGGCGAGGCAGCTCACCCTCAAGGGGGAGGCCTACAAATACATTGTCAAAGTCAGACGCCACGGCATCGGCGACAGCGTTGCTCTGCGCCACCCCGAAAAGAGCGGGACGCTGTACACCTACCGTCTCGAACAGAGCGACGGCCGGCGGGCGGAGCTGCTGCTGGTATCGAAAGCGTCCCGTGTGATTGCGGCGGCGCGTCCGCTGCATATCGGATGGTGTACTATCGACCCGAAATCCGTCGAGAAGGTGTTGCCGCAGCTCAACGAGATGGGGGTGGGGAAGATTACCTTTATCGCCTGCGACCGCAGCCAGCGGCAGTTCCGGCCCGATTTCGAGCGCTTAAACCGCATCCTTGAGGCTTCCATGCAGCAGTGCGGACGCAGCGAGTGGATGGCGCTGGAGACGACGGATTCGCTCGAAAGTTTCATAGCGGCGAACCCCCAGACGGCCGTCATGGATTTCACCGAAGAGCGACTGGTGGATACGGCGGGCATTGATACGGTGCTGATCGGCTGCGAAGGGGGCTTCAGCGAGGCGGAACGGGCCCTGCTGGCGTCATGCCGGACACTCCGTTTTGATACGCCGTTCATCCTCCGTTCGGAGAGCGCCGCCGTCGCCGTGGCGGCCAAGGTCCTGCTTTAA
- a CDS encoding molybdopterin-binding protein: MPVTVEEALARIHAHRPKLRREFIPIEEAIGRVLAQDVTARYNLPPFDNSAMDGYAVICSDAGKRVLAEHTIFAGDREQIRIAEGQAARIMTGARIPEGTECIVPIEEVTVEGEHVTLPSPLRAGQHIRLCGEDIQTDDTLLTTGDTLSAYHITLLASQGITHVCVYHRPRVAIFASGSELKMHHEQVAPYQLYNTNSPTFAARAAELECDVHFVGTAADTLDALLEHIDSALQSDLIITSGGVSVGDADYTKEAFTHFSFIPLFEKVDLKPGKPTTVGTIGDTLVLNLPGNPMAAALCFELFGQALIASLSGTNAPFHNSITARMKHAYNVRPGRRTLLPGYYDGNHFTVCEKFAPGMITPLALSNGFIMLDEACSAVAQEAEVRFIPTRFVWRSGSAVSLVSTSEA, from the coding sequence ATGCCCGTTACCGTCGAAGAAGCCCTCGCGCGCATTCACGCCCACCGTCCGAAGCTGCGCCGCGAATTCATTCCCATCGAGGAGGCCATCGGTCGGGTGCTGGCCCAGGACGTCACGGCCCGCTACAACCTTCCACCCTTCGACAACTCCGCCATGGACGGGTACGCCGTTATCTGCTCCGATGCGGGCAAACGCGTGCTCGCCGAGCATACGATCTTTGCGGGAGACCGGGAACAGATCCGTATCGCGGAGGGCCAGGCCGCACGGATTATGACCGGGGCGCGTATTCCCGAAGGAACCGAGTGCATCGTCCCCATCGAGGAGGTCACCGTCGAAGGCGAACACGTCACCCTCCCCTCGCCTTTGAGAGCGGGCCAGCACATCCGGCTCTGCGGCGAGGATATCCAGACCGACGACACACTGCTAACAACGGGCGATACCCTCTCGGCCTACCACATCACCCTGCTTGCATCCCAGGGGATCACCCACGTCTGCGTCTACCACCGTCCGAGGGTCGCCATTTTCGCCTCGGGGAGTGAATTGAAGATGCATCACGAGCAGGTCGCCCCCTACCAGCTCTACAACACCAACTCCCCGACCTTTGCGGCCCGGGCGGCGGAGCTGGAGTGCGACGTCCATTTCGTCGGGACGGCGGCCGATACGCTCGACGCCCTGCTCGAACATATCGACAGTGCTTTGCAGAGTGACCTCATCATTACCAGCGGCGGCGTCAGTGTCGGGGACGCGGACTACACCAAGGAGGCGTTCACCCACTTCAGCTTCATACCGCTTTTTGAAAAGGTCGACCTCAAGCCGGGGAAACCGACGACGGTCGGCACCATCGGCGACACGCTGGTGCTCAACCTGCCGGGTAACCCGATGGCGGCCGCACTCTGTTTTGAACTGTTCGGACAGGCCCTGATCGCCTCGCTCAGCGGGACAAACGCCCCCTTCCACAACAGCATCACGGCCAGGATGAAACACGCCTACAACGTCCGCCCGGGCCGCCGGACGCTGCTGCCGGGCTATTATGACGGAAACCACTTCACCGTCTGCGAGAAGTTCGCACCGGGGATGATCACGCCCCTGGCCCTCTCGAACGGCTTTATCATGCTTGACGAAGCCTGCAGTGCCGTCGCCCAAGAGGCCGAGGTACGCTTTATCCCGACACGCTTCGTCTGGCGGAGCGGCAGCGCCGTCTCCCTGGTGAGTACGTCGGAGGCGTAA
- the nhaA gene encoding Na+/H+ antiporter NhaA: MMRNETLLQFLKRESAIGVLLIVSTVMALAMANSPLHSFYSYFLSIPVVISFDEFAIAKPLLLWINDGLMAVFFFMVGLEIKREVLEGSLQERSKVALPAFAALGGMLVPALIYGMLNAGDEGAMKGWAIPMATDIAFALGILSLLGSRVPPALKVFLLALAIIDDLGAIIVIALFYGHGLSLAALGTAMTMALILLFMNLRGVTNNTFYILIGLIMWAAVLKSGVHATIAGVVLGLLIPLRGNRESFHDLEHSLHAPVNYIILPLFAFVNTGVSFGSVSASDFAHSVTVGIAAGLFFGKSIGIFLFSRLAVALRLGKLPEGVTNAQLFGVAILGGIGFTMSLFIGSLAFECSEGVCFSLVDERIGILMGSLVSGVVGALYLSAVLKKTKREETREG; encoded by the coding sequence ATGATGCGAAATGAGACACTGCTTCAGTTTTTGAAGCGCGAATCCGCGATCGGCGTGCTGCTGATCGTTTCGACGGTGATGGCGCTGGCGATGGCCAACTCCCCGCTGCACAGTTTTTACAGCTATTTTCTCAGTATCCCCGTCGTGATCAGTTTCGACGAATTCGCGATCGCCAAGCCGCTGCTGCTCTGGATCAACGACGGTCTGATGGCGGTCTTCTTTTTCATGGTGGGACTCGAGATCAAACGCGAGGTGCTGGAGGGGAGTCTACAGGAACGCTCCAAGGTCGCGCTGCCGGCCTTCGCCGCCCTCGGCGGGATGCTTGTCCCAGCCCTGATCTACGGCATGTTGAATGCCGGCGATGAAGGGGCGATGAAGGGGTGGGCGATTCCGATGGCGACGGACATCGCGTTTGCCCTGGGGATCTTGTCGCTGCTGGGCAGCCGGGTACCGCCGGCACTGAAGGTCTTTTTGCTGGCCCTGGCGATTATCGACGACCTTGGGGCTATCATCGTGATCGCGCTCTTTTACGGGCACGGACTCTCCCTGGCCGCACTCGGCACCGCGATGACGATGGCGCTGATCCTGCTGTTTATGAACCTCCGCGGTGTGACGAACAATACGTTTTACATTCTGATCGGGCTGATCATGTGGGCCGCCGTGCTGAAATCAGGGGTGCATGCCACCATTGCGGGGGTCGTGCTGGGGCTGCTGATCCCCCTGCGCGGCAACCGGGAGAGTTTCCACGATCTGGAGCACTCCCTGCATGCGCCGGTCAATTACATCATCCTTCCCCTTTTCGCGTTCGTCAACACGGGGGTCAGTTTCGGCAGCGTTTCCGCAAGCGACTTTGCGCACTCCGTCACCGTCGGTATTGCGGCGGGGCTCTTTTTCGGCAAAAGCATCGGCATCTTTCTCTTCAGCCGTCTGGCCGTGGCGCTGCGGCTTGGTAAACTCCCCGAGGGGGTGACGAACGCACAGCTTTTCGGAGTCGCCATTCTCGGCGGGATCGGTTTCACGATGAGTCTTTTTATCGGTTCGCTGGCGTTCGAATGCAGCGAAGGGGTCTGCTTTTCGCTGGTCGACGAGCGGATCGGGATTTTGATGGGGTCGCTGGTTTCGGGCGTCGTGGGGGCGCTTTACCTGTCGGCGGTTTTGAAAAAGACGAAGCGGGAGGAGACGCGGGAGGGCTGA